Proteins from a genomic interval of Clostridium scatologenes:
- a CDS encoding flotillin family protein, producing the protein MSTIFIPAIIVGVILLLILSIFSMWKRVPQDKAIVVTGLKKRVITGGGGFVVPLLERTDKISLENMQIDVRIEGALTGQGVGITADGVAVVKVKSDTDSILSAAEQFNTSNGLQHTLDVIEHTTKNVMEGKLREIVSKMTIEEIYRDREKFASHVQEVAAIDLAQMGLELKVLTIKDISDKNGYLEALGKPRIAAVKRDAQIAEAEAAKETKIKTAEAVRLGEAAKLLSETQIAESTKDKELKVQDYRKEQERAKAISDLAYEIEANKAKREVTETEVQVEITKKEKEKELADASLQVEITRKQREIELAEKEAIRKERELEATVKKQAEADKYMSVQTADAVKYKEIADAEARARAIELEGKAKSEALRLQGMAEVDIIREKGKAEAEAMMKKAEAYKQYNDAAMAQMIVEKLPEIAKAVSDPLSKTEKIVIVDNGSSEGKGTGAAKVTGYVSDIMSQLPETVEALTGVNIMDFLNKATSNSNESKKESIKETDGKENAN; encoded by the coding sequence ATGTCAACTATTTTTATTCCTGCAATTATTGTAGGAGTCATACTACTTCTTATTTTAAGTATTTTTTCTATGTGGAAAAGGGTACCTCAAGATAAGGCTATTGTTGTAACAGGTCTTAAGAAAAGGGTCATCACTGGTGGTGGTGGATTTGTAGTTCCACTTTTAGAAAGAACAGATAAAATTTCTTTAGAAAATATGCAGATTGATGTTCGTATAGAAGGGGCATTAACTGGACAGGGAGTAGGAATTACTGCAGATGGAGTTGCAGTTGTAAAAGTAAAGTCAGATACAGATTCAATTTTATCTGCAGCAGAACAATTTAACACATCAAATGGACTTCAACATACTCTTGATGTTATCGAACATACCACAAAGAATGTTATGGAAGGTAAACTTAGAGAAATTGTATCAAAAATGACTATCGAAGAAATATACAGAGATAGAGAAAAGTTTGCATCTCATGTTCAAGAAGTTGCAGCAATAGATCTAGCTCAAATGGGTTTAGAATTAAAGGTTTTAACTATAAAGGATATTTCAGATAAAAATGGTTATTTAGAAGCACTTGGTAAACCAAGAATAGCAGCTGTAAAGAGAGATGCACAAATTGCAGAAGCAGAGGCAGCAAAGGAAACTAAAATAAAAACAGCAGAAGCGGTTAGATTAGGTGAAGCTGCAAAACTTTTATCAGAAACACAAATTGCTGAATCTACAAAAGACAAAGAACTAAAAGTGCAAGATTATAGGAAAGAACAAGAAAGAGCTAAGGCTATATCTGATTTGGCTTATGAAATTGAAGCTAATAAGGCTAAGAGAGAAGTAACTGAAACAGAGGTTCAGGTAGAAATTACTAAAAAAGAGAAAGAAAAAGAATTGGCAGATGCTTCACTTCAAGTAGAAATTACAAGAAAGCAAAGAGAAATTGAACTTGCAGAAAAAGAAGCAATAAGGAAGGAAAGAGAACTCGAAGCTACTGTTAAAAAGCAAGCAGAAGCAGATAAATATATGAGTGTTCAAACAGCAGATGCAGTTAAATATAAGGAAATTGCTGATGCAGAAGCAAGAGCAAGAGCAATTGAATTGGAAGGTAAGGCAAAATCTGAAGCACTAAGACTTCAAGGTATGGCAGAAGTTGATATTATTAGAGAAAAAGGTAAAGCAGAAGCAGAAGCTATGATGAAAAAGGCAGAAGCATATAAACAATATAATGATGCTGCAATGGCTCAAATGATTGTAGAAAAATTGCCTGAAATTGCAAAAGCTGTATCAGATCCACTATCTAAAACTGAAAAGATTGTCATTGTTGATAATGGATCAAGTGAAGGAAAAGGTACAGGTGCTGCAAAGGTTACAGGCTATGTAAGTGATATTATGTCACAGCTTCCTGAAACTGTAGAAGCATTGACTGGTGTTAACATTATGGATTTTTTAAATAAGGCTACAAGTAATTCTAATGAAAGCAAGAAAGAAAGTATTAAGGAAACTGATGGAAAAGAAAATGCTAATTAA
- a CDS encoding transketolase family protein, with protein sequence MAVKVTFDFDQMLSNAREAYGEELMKMADEGLDFVFTYSDNVAPSSSTGKFIQKYPERCFNFGIAEPNQVGASAGLALSGQIVFAQVFGPFLPLRAGDQIHTDIAYNDVPVRLIGTHSGVTAGGGPTHNDIADLALYRAIPNLTIVVPADAGQCIKAVRASMTYPGPMIIRIARGAEPNVYVDSDYDFEIGKAIEVKEGNDLTIISAGSSVYWSLMGAKELAKKGINARVIDMHTIKPFDKEMIIKCARETGCVVTVEEHSINGGLGGAVAEVLAEASFGGKFKRIGLPDEFSVLGDPMEVYKYYGMDPEGIANTICKLIDK encoded by the coding sequence ATGGCAGTAAAAGTCACTTTTGATTTTGACCAAATGTTGTCTAATGCACGTGAGGCATATGGCGAGGAGTTAATGAAAATGGCAGATGAGGGACTGGATTTTGTATTCACTTATAGTGATAATGTTGCTCCATCCTCATCAACAGGTAAATTTATTCAGAAATACCCTGAGAGATGCTTTAACTTTGGAATTGCAGAGCCAAATCAGGTTGGAGCATCAGCAGGCCTTGCACTATCGGGTCAGATAGTATTTGCACAGGTTTTTGGACCATTCTTGCCATTAAGAGCTGGTGATCAAATTCATACAGATATTGCATATAATGATGTTCCTGTAAGACTTATTGGAACACACTCTGGTGTTACAGCGGGGGGTGGACCTACTCATAATGATATTGCAGATTTAGCTTTATACAGAGCTATTCCAAATCTTACCATAGTTGTTCCGGCAGATGCAGGGCAGTGTATAAAGGCTGTAAGAGCATCAATGACATATCCAGGTCCTATGATTATTCGAATTGCACGTGGAGCTGAACCTAATGTTTATGTTGATAGTGATTATGATTTTGAAATTGGTAAGGCTATTGAGGTTAAGGAAGGTAATGACCTTACTATTATCAGTGCAGGAAGTAGTGTTTACTGGTCATTGATGGGGGCAAAAGAGCTTGCTAAGAAGGGGATTAATGCTCGTGTAATTGATATGCACACTATTAAGCCATTTGACAAGGAAATGATTATTAAGTGTGCTAGAGAGACAGGTTGTGTTGTTACAGTTGAGGAACACAGTATCAACGGTGGACTCGGCGGAGCTGTTGCTGAGGTACTTGCAGAGGCAAGCTTTGGTGGAAAGTTTAAAAGAATTGGATTGCCCGATGAATTTTCCGTTCTTGGGGACCCAATGGAAGTTTATAAGTACTATGGAATGGACCCAGAAGGCATCGCAAATACAATTTGTAAACTAATCGACAAATAG
- a CDS encoding response regulator transcription factor, with translation MKIIIISNYALIREGIYSIMSRYNRVDIMLVTETIKQSISLIKSSKIDIVLIDLHEQNKDELFLIKQLKECGVKSKFIILDFNKDKDIFVKAIRCGVEGYILGKSDEKEIIYIIEQIYKGKKYFDSYFVDCMVRENTVEPKMVEQLTVREKEILCEIGKGMSNREISEKFCISENTVKKHNNHIFDKLNIRDRTQLALYVNKWGMIDSETNVS, from the coding sequence TTGAAGATTATTATTATATCAAATTACGCTTTAATAAGAGAAGGTATATATTCAATTATGTCAAGATATAATCGCGTTGATATAATGCTTGTTACAGAAACAATCAAACAATCAATTTCTTTAATTAAATCAAGTAAAATCGATATTGTATTGATTGATTTACATGAACAAAATAAAGATGAATTGTTCTTAATTAAACAATTAAAGGAATGTGGTGTTAAAAGTAAATTTATAATACTAGATTTTAATAAGGATAAAGATATTTTTGTTAAAGCAATTAGATGTGGTGTAGAAGGATATATATTGGGAAAATCAGATGAAAAGGAAATTATATATATAATAGAACAAATTTATAAAGGAAAAAAATATTTTGATTCCTACTTTGTAGATTGTATGGTTAGAGAAAATACCGTTGAACCTAAAATGGTAGAACAACTTACTGTAAGAGAAAAAGAGATTTTATGTGAAATTGGAAAGGGTATGAGCAATCGTGAGATATCAGAAAAATTTTGCATTTCTGAAAATACAGTAAAGAAACATAATAATCATATATTTGACAAACTCAATATAAGAGATCGAACTCAATTAGCTTTGTATGTTAATAAGTGGGGTATGATAGATAGTGAGACCAATGTATCTTAA
- a CDS encoding NfeD family protein, translated as MEKAYTILFWVGVIYTLITFVIGDLLGAIHLDSHFDIHADGHGGLNGFSLFPLKPITIVSFITVFGGIGILGSKYKLNAVIIFISAAILGIVVSFLLYRFLLIPLYKAQNTSAVSQNKLIGMKARVISPILENGFGTISYTVNGSKYNAPAQHVNKKSVAQGQHVMIYSIKGNVFYVEPLEN; from the coding sequence ATGGAAAAAGCTTATACAATTTTATTTTGGGTAGGGGTAATATATACTTTAATAACATTTGTAATTGGAGACTTGTTAGGAGCAATTCATTTAGATAGTCATTTTGATATACATGCTGATGGTCATGGTGGATTAAATGGATTCTCACTTTTCCCTTTAAAACCTATAACTATAGTTTCGTTTATTACTGTATTTGGTGGTATTGGAATTCTAGGGAGTAAATATAAATTAAATGCAGTGATTATATTTATATCAGCAGCTATTTTAGGAATTGTAGTTTCTTTTTTGCTATATAGGTTTTTATTAATACCACTATATAAAGCGCAAAACACAAGTGCAGTTTCGCAAAATAAGCTTATAGGAATGAAAGCAAGGGTAATATCACCAATACTTGAGAATGGCTTTGGAACCATATCCTATACGGTTAATGGAAGTAAGTATAATGCTCCAGCACAGCATGTTAATAAAAAATCAGTAGCTCAAGGACAACATGTAATGATATATTCAATTAAAGGTAATGTATTTTATGTAGAACCTTTAGAAAATTAA
- a CDS encoding MFS transporter, with amino-acid sequence MSATDKMNSENIKLSKFKKIGYASGDVANNFSWSLVSTYLMYFWTDVALIPAILCGTFMLVSKLCDAVFDPILGAIADRTKSKWGCYRPWILFACVPMLLLNITCFTVLPSQSANIRAFYCFACYLLLVLVYSCVNVPYSAMPATLTRDGDTRSSLSSYRMTGAFIATLLLSQLVLRVVQWVGGGNEGKGFFWAAVIFSCIALPLYIFCFKTTKEVVEVKIEKVSWKDEIKVLKGNTPVMILVFSFVCWGFYEAAGGAVRMYYFKYYVGNDKLFMLNSGLVFLGRIIGTFSLAYLVTKVNNKRTLPMIGFTFSGILMIIMNYLPVHTAVGINLYHGLTFLTGIGGGLGIASLFGMVPDTTEYTQYKYHQHAAGFLSAYINFAFKLGMAICTAVIGWVLGALGYIANQVQSINVMTAINVSMNLVCGLALVGSGVILYFYTIDKKTHIHMIEEINKVQ; translated from the coding sequence ATGTCTGCTACTGATAAGATGAATTCCGAAAATATTAAGCTTTCTAAGTTCAAAAAAATAGGATATGCTTCTGGTGACGTTGCAAATAATTTTAGTTGGTCATTGGTTTCTACTTATTTGATGTATTTTTGGACAGATGTTGCACTTATACCTGCTATACTTTGCGGTACTTTTATGCTGGTTTCTAAGTTATGTGATGCAGTGTTTGATCCTATTTTAGGTGCGATAGCTGATAGAACTAAATCAAAATGGGGCTGCTACAGACCATGGATTCTATTTGCATGTGTTCCTATGTTGTTGTTAAATATTACGTGCTTTACCGTATTACCTTCGCAATCTGCAAATATAAGAGCATTTTATTGTTTTGCGTGTTACTTATTGTTAGTACTTGTCTATTCATGTGTAAATGTTCCTTATTCTGCAATGCCAGCAACTTTAACCCGAGATGGAGATACACGATCTAGTCTTTCTAGTTATCGTATGACTGGTGCATTTATTGCAACATTGCTTCTCTCACAGCTTGTACTACGCGTGGTTCAATGGGTTGGCGGAGGAAATGAAGGAAAAGGATTTTTTTGGGCGGCAGTCATTTTCTCATGTATAGCATTACCATTATATATCTTCTGTTTTAAAACAACTAAAGAGGTTGTAGAGGTAAAGATAGAAAAGGTAAGTTGGAAAGACGAAATTAAGGTGTTAAAAGGCAATACCCCTGTAATGATTTTAGTGTTTTCGTTTGTATGTTGGGGCTTTTATGAGGCAGCAGGTGGCGCAGTAAGAATGTACTATTTTAAATATTATGTAGGAAACGATAAATTATTTATGCTGAATTCTGGATTAGTGTTCTTAGGACGTATTATAGGAACATTTTCATTAGCGTATCTAGTAACTAAAGTAAATAATAAGAGAACACTTCCAATGATTGGTTTTACTTTTTCTGGTATCCTTATGATTATTATGAACTACTTGCCAGTGCACACTGCTGTGGGAATTAACTTATATCATGGGCTTACTTTTTTGACAGGTATTGGAGGAGGCCTTGGTATCGCTTCTCTATTTGGTATGGTACCAGATACAACAGAATATACTCAATACAAGTATCATCAACATGCAGCTGGCTTTTTATCTGCATACATTAACTTTGCATTTAAACTAGGTATGGCAATCTGTACGGCAGTTATTGGCTGGGTGCTAGGAGCTTTGGGTTATATAGCAAATCAGGTTCAGAGTATAAATGTTATGACAGCAATAAATGTTAGTATGAATTTAGTTTGTGGCCTTGCTTTAGTGGGATCAGGTGTCATATTGTATTTCTATACTATAGATAAGAAAACACATATACACATGATTGAAGAGATAAACAAGGTACAATAA
- a CDS encoding transketolase, which produces MYKYNIDIEMVRKLDEKCVEIRKNLVNFIYRIGMGHLGGELSLVEMAVALYYKYMNYDPKNPKWEERDRLILSKGHCSETLYTIFSDLGMYTMDYMVEHFETLDTAEFGMHCNRKYVPAIEASAGSLGHGLPIALGMALGARKQKKNWRTFVIVGDGEMDEGTNWEAIMAAAHYQLGNLVAIVDKNKIQMTGTTANTMNLDPLDKKLEAFGWDVIEIDGNDMYSVCEALQSLPPADPYVRRKPIFIISNTIKGKGVDFMEGNIKWHGGGIAKEQLEQALNCIEKNRKVR; this is translated from the coding sequence ATGTATAAATACAATATTGACATAGAAATGGTTAGGAAGCTGGATGAAAAATGTGTAGAAATTAGGAAAAATCTAGTTAATTTTATATATCGTATAGGTATGGGGCATTTAGGCGGAGAGCTTTCATTAGTTGAAATGGCAGTTGCGCTTTATTACAAATACATGAATTATGATCCTAAGAACCCAAAATGGGAAGAACGTGACAGACTAATTTTAAGCAAGGGTCATTGTAGTGAAACTCTTTATACAATTTTTTCGGATCTTGGAATGTATACTATGGATTATATGGTTGAGCACTTTGAAACCCTTGATACTGCAGAATTTGGTATGCACTGTAACAGAAAATATGTTCCTGCGATTGAAGCATCAGCAGGTTCACTAGGTCATGGATTGCCAATTGCTCTTGGTATGGCACTTGGTGCTAGAAAACAGAAGAAAAACTGGAGAACATTTGTTATTGTTGGTGATGGAGAGATGGACGAAGGTACAAACTGGGAAGCTATAATGGCTGCAGCTCATTATCAGCTCGGCAATCTTGTTGCAATAGTGGACAAGAACAAAATACAGATGACAGGTACTACAGCTAACACTATGAATCTTGATCCACTTGATAAAAAGCTTGAAGCATTTGGTTGGGATGTTATAGAAATTGATGGTAATGATATGTATTCTGTTTGTGAGGCTTTGCAGTCACTTCCACCTGCTGATCCTTATGTTCGTAGAAAGCCAATTTTTATTATTTCCAATACCATTAAGGGTAAAGGTGTTGATTTCATGGAAGGTAACATAAAGTGGCATGGCGGCGGTATCGCTAAGGAGCAGCTAGAGCAGGCTCTAAATTGCATTGAGAAGAATAGGAAGGTGAGATAA
- a CDS encoding ATP-binding protein yields MTEKSYCQNLYLSSGGLIIYRNLLNDPVISKLRNLLKEFSKDNPDKESVLNSYYDMQHKLLESAESLNLSGNVLKSYIINLLVKDKNFFSLTCEKYGCNIQKDLYNAALNDIRIMRSIVGVDLNSIVSSLDFPCNFLENYSPTNKSEKICEFQDYVSALFNSDSDEALLNALINYYSNIGCAELSNHIAFKWHNTKGLIGVENFDKVNLDDIVGYEYQKETLVKNTLDFVSGKPANNVLIIGSAGTGKSSSVKAVVNKFYSKGLRLVQISKEQLLCLSDVLKELKSRGKYFIIFIDDLSFEEFETDYKEMKSVLDGGVEDIPKNILIYATSNRRHLIKETWNDRRADEELHSFDSMNEKLSLSERFGVVITYDSPDKKHYLKIVQSLAKKQKIELDEEALNQEASKWELRTHGRSGRTAKQFINYISSSI; encoded by the coding sequence ATGACAGAAAAAAGTTACTGCCAAAATTTATATTTAAGTTCAGGAGGTTTAATTATATACAGGAATCTTTTAAATGATCCTGTTATAAGTAAATTAAGAAATCTTTTAAAAGAATTTTCAAAGGATAATCCTGATAAGGAAAGTGTGCTGAATTCATATTATGATATGCAGCACAAATTATTAGAAAGTGCAGAAAGCTTAAATTTAAGTGGAAATGTACTAAAATCTTACATTATAAATCTTTTAGTAAAGGATAAAAACTTTTTCAGCTTAACTTGTGAAAAGTATGGCTGTAATATACAAAAAGATTTATACAATGCTGCTTTAAATGATATAAGAATTATGAGGTCTATAGTTGGGGTGGATTTAAATTCTATAGTTTCCTCATTAGATTTTCCTTGCAACTTCCTAGAAAATTATTCTCCTACAAATAAATCAGAGAAAATATGCGAATTTCAAGATTATGTATCTGCGCTTTTTAATTCTGATTCTGATGAAGCTTTACTGAACGCTTTAATAAATTATTACTCTAATATAGGATGTGCTGAGCTTTCAAATCATATTGCATTTAAATGGCATAACACTAAAGGTCTAATTGGGGTTGAAAACTTTGATAAAGTTAATTTAGATGATATTGTAGGCTATGAATATCAAAAAGAAACTTTAGTAAAAAACACACTGGATTTTGTATCTGGAAAGCCTGCTAATAATGTTCTTATAATAGGATCTGCTGGAACAGGAAAGTCTTCTTCAGTTAAAGCTGTAGTTAATAAATTTTACAGCAAAGGACTTAGATTGGTTCAAATATCAAAGGAACAACTACTGTGTTTATCAGACGTGTTAAAGGAATTAAAATCCAGAGGAAAATATTTCATTATATTTATTGATGATTTATCTTTTGAGGAATTTGAAACAGACTATAAAGAGATGAAATCTGTATTAGATGGTGGAGTTGAAGACATTCCTAAAAATATTTTAATTTATGCCACTTCTAATAGAAGACATTTGATAAAAGAGACCTGGAATGATAGAAGAGCTGATGAAGAACTACATTCATTTGATTCCATGAATGAAAAATTGTCTCTTTCTGAACGTTTTGGAGTTGTTATAACATATGATAGTCCAGACAAAAAACATTATTTAAAAATAGTTCAATCTCTTGCTAAAAAACAAAAAATTGAACTTGATGAAGAAGCTTTAAATCAAGAAGCTTCAAAATGGGAATTAAGAACTCATGGACGATCAGGAAGAACTGCAAAACAATTTATAAACTACATTTCATCTTCCATATAG
- a CDS encoding zinc-dependent alcohol dehydrogenase produces MKQVWFADENKVEVRNVEIPKVAANQVKVKIAYAALCATDVHMVTMGVLGAKPPMRLGHEASGIIEELGQGADKFGFKIGDKVSLFPVTSCGKCPACKKGQPQYCHNSQDTGAFAEYAVTDVSAVFKIPDDADLQWYSLVEPANCTIRAMDLAKIKHGDTVAISGVGGIGSILLNMILLAGGAKVTAIDPVESKRQMALNMGAQYVIDPFNEDMEKRAMEITDGNGFDYVFEASGSPKAAEPALKIMGKCGTVVYFAVFPPKYEMPLNLYELYMKEGRIQTVFTTTSIMPRTINLIPRLQLDKVIGKVMPLSDAVKGFELFNKSIYPKILFDCSK; encoded by the coding sequence ATGAAACAGGTATGGTTTGCAGATGAAAATAAGGTAGAAGTTCGTAATGTGGAAATTCCAAAAGTGGCTGCGAATCAGGTAAAGGTGAAAATTGCATATGCTGCTCTTTGTGCAACAGACGTGCATATGGTAACTATGGGAGTATTAGGTGCCAAGCCGCCAATGCGGCTTGGTCATGAAGCATCCGGTATTATTGAAGAGTTAGGCCAGGGAGCTGACAAGTTTGGATTTAAAATTGGAGATAAGGTTTCGCTTTTTCCAGTAACAAGTTGTGGAAAATGTCCAGCCTGTAAAAAAGGACAGCCCCAATACTGTCATAATTCTCAGGATACAGGTGCTTTTGCAGAATATGCGGTGACTGATGTCAGTGCTGTTTTTAAGATTCCAGATGATGCTGATTTACAATGGTACAGTTTAGTAGAACCGGCAAATTGTACCATACGCGCTATGGACTTAGCGAAAATAAAACATGGTGATACGGTTGCAATTTCAGGCGTAGGTGGTATTGGTTCTATTCTTTTAAATATGATTTTACTTGCAGGTGGTGCAAAGGTAACTGCTATCGATCCTGTAGAATCTAAACGTCAAATGGCACTTAATATGGGAGCACAGTATGTGATTGACCCATTTAATGAAGATATGGAAAAGCGTGCAATGGAAATTACAGATGGTAATGGCTTTGATTACGTATTTGAGGCATCAGGTTCTCCTAAAGCGGCAGAACCAGCACTGAAAATTATGGGCAAATGTGGTACAGTAGTTTACTTTGCAGTATTTCCACCTAAATATGAAATGCCACTTAATCTCTATGAACTATATATGAAGGAAGGTAGGATTCAAACAGTATTTACTACAACTTCAATTATGCCTCGTACCATCAATCTTATCCCAAGATTACAGCTTGATAAGGTTATTGGCAAGGTGATGCCGCTGAGTGATGCAGTGAAAGGGTTTGAACTGTTTAATAAATCAATTTATCCTAAGATTTTATTTGATTGCTCTAAATAA
- a CDS encoding PDDEXK nuclease domain-containing protein, which produces MLKEYDKGYVIFLNKLKDKIIDSQQKAVMSVNKELLLLYWNIGNLILNKQGEGILEDLIIDELSKDLKIAFPNMQGFSERNLRCMRKFAEAYKDEEFVKEVASKISWSHNIILMDEIDDYDKRVYYIDKIIENSWEKTTLIKEIEFENSEEDNSDKDIDETYSNEKQDSKVDINDVIENKPFVNTVEKTESELKELWEEKDDHIDEMILKQDISIELIKDKYMLDFLTFLEEATEKDLQKQFEKHVVEYFLEIHAGFSFVGSNFHVEVEKEDYYVGLLFYNLDIRCYVNVELKIGNFRPEYLGKLSFYLSLIDDKLKKNEDKPSIGILICKDEEKLIVQYAFKDDVNSEEDKEYSLTQDIPKEFKSILPTVKKIGLGVKEKLKG; this is translated from the coding sequence ATGTTAAAGGAATATGATAAAGGTTATGTTATTTTTTTAAATAAATTAAAGGATAAAATAATTGATTCTCAGCAAAAGGCTGTAATGTCAGTAAATAAAGAATTACTTTTGCTTTATTGGAATATTGGAAATTTAATTTTGAATAAACAAGGTGAAGGAATACTAGAAGATTTAATTATTGATGAATTATCAAAGGATTTAAAAATAGCATTTCCAAATATGCAGGGCTTTTCAGAGAGAAATTTAAGATGTATGCGAAAGTTTGCTGAAGCTTATAAAGATGAGGAATTTGTTAAAGAAGTTGCTTCAAAAATCAGTTGGTCTCATAACATAATTTTAATGGATGAAATTGATGATTACGATAAAAGGGTATATTACATAGATAAAATTATAGAAAACTCTTGGGAAAAAACTACACTTATTAAAGAAATAGAGTTTGAAAATAGTGAAGAAGACAATAGTGATAAAGATATTGATGAAACATATTCTAATGAAAAGCAAGATAGTAAGGTAGATATCAATGATGTTATTGAAAATAAACCTTTCGTAAATACTGTTGAGAAAACAGAATCTGAATTAAAAGAACTTTGGGAAGAGAAAGATGATCACATTGATGAAATGATATTAAAACAGGATATATCAATTGAATTAATAAAAGATAAATATATGCTTGATTTTTTGACTTTCTTAGAAGAAGCAACAGAAAAAGATTTGCAAAAGCAGTTCGAAAAGCATGTTGTTGAATATTTCCTAGAAATTCATGCAGGTTTTTCTTTTGTGGGAAGTAATTTTCATGTAGAAGTAGAAAAAGAAGATTATTATGTAGGATTACTATTTTATAATTTAGATATACGATGTTATGTGAATGTTGAATTGAAAATAGGTAATTTTAGACCAGAATATTTAGGAAAACTTAGTTTCTATCTTTCTTTGATAGATGATAAGTTAAAGAAAAATGAGGATAAACCTTCTATAGGTATTTTAATATGTAAAGATGAAGAAAAGCTAATTGTACAGTATGCTTTTAAGGATGATGTAAATTCTGAAGAAGATAAAGAATACAGCTTGACGCAGGATATTCCAAAGGAATTTAAGTCAATATTACCTACAGTAAAGAAAATAGGACTTGGAGTTAAAGAAAAATTGAAAGGTTAG
- a CDS encoding AraC family transcriptional regulator has translation MINNIYQPYITRIPLLTSEILIRHVELLDNRTSEFQHSHNSYEIYYSIEGNLRIKVSGHIIIVPTGHLLLLPPHTWHGTIYEPDVQRKYFIIIFEFPENLTKNIGTNYAEFETSDIQSIFSNVKEGKYCVAHDDTNCCNIIEKISTELNDKKFGWQLNIRSLYLSFIILAMRNLILETYAEIDENSQNVNLAIKISKYMHANYNKDISLQSVAKAMYVTTRHINRVFEACFATTFSKTLSIFRLNYAKDYLFKTDYSVEKIANLVGFSSSRTLLKLFREVEGITTTQYRKMVRKSKINE, from the coding sequence ATGATAAATAACATATATCAGCCCTATATTACAAGAATTCCTCTGTTAACCTCTGAGATTTTAATTCGTCATGTAGAACTACTTGATAACAGAACCTCTGAGTTTCAACATTCACATAATTCTTATGAAATCTACTACTCAATTGAGGGAAACTTAAGAATAAAAGTATCTGGCCATATAATTATTGTGCCAACAGGTCATCTGCTTTTATTGCCTCCACATACCTGGCATGGAACTATATATGAGCCTGATGTACAGCGAAAATATTTTATTATAATTTTTGAGTTTCCTGAAAACCTTACCAAAAATATAGGTACTAATTATGCAGAATTTGAGACATCAGATATTCAAAGCATTTTTTCAAATGTAAAAGAGGGCAAGTATTGCGTAGCTCATGATGACACCAATTGTTGCAACATAATAGAAAAAATATCTACAGAGCTGAATGATAAAAAATTCGGTTGGCAATTAAACATTAGAAGTCTTTATCTCAGCTTTATAATCTTAGCAATGCGAAATCTTATTCTTGAAACCTACGCTGAAATTGATGAAAACAGCCAAAATGTAAATTTAGCTATAAAAATCTCTAAATATATGCACGCAAATTACAATAAAGACATAAGCCTTCAAAGCGTTGCTAAAGCCATGTACGTAACCACACGCCATATAAACCGTGTTTTTGAAGCCTGCTTTGCCACTACCTTTAGTAAAACCTTAAGTATTTTTCGCCTAAATTATGCTAAGGATTACCTATTTAAAACTGACTATTCTGTGGAGAAAATTGCAAATTTAGTTGGCTTTTCTTCCTCCAGAACACTATTAAAGCTATTCCGTGAGGTAGAGGGCATAACAACCACCCAGTATCGTAAAATGGTTCGAAAGTCAAAGATTAATGAGTAA